In the genome of Vicia villosa cultivar HV-30 ecotype Madison, WI linkage group LG7, Vvil1.0, whole genome shotgun sequence, one region contains:
- the LOC131620961 gene encoding uncharacterized protein LOC131620961 isoform X2 has protein sequence MQTEARVGVAVDGGVRKLVQKQPPPQQIGTLSQLLAGGVAGAFSKTCTAPLARLTILFQVQGMHSNVATLRKASIWNEASRIIHEEGFRAFWKGNLVTIAHRLPYSSVNFYSYEHYKKLLRTVPQLQSNKDNVSADLCIHFVGGGLAGITAATSTYPLDLVRTRLAAQTNFIYYRGIGHALQTIIKEEGLLGLYKGLGTTLLTVGPNIAISFSVYESLRSFWMSNRSDDSPVVVSLACGSLSGIASSTDNCTKYLTRLTPRTRVQDGVVILSGI, from the exons ATGCAAACGGAGGCTAGGGTTGGAGTTGCGGTGGACGGTGGTGTGCGGAAGTTAGTGCAAAAACAACCGCCACCGCAACAGATTGGGACGCTATCTCAGCTCCTCGCCGGAGGAGTTGCCGGCGCTTTTAGTAAAACATGTACGGCGCCACTTGCGAGATTAACCATCCTCTTTCAG GTTCAGGGGATGCATTCCAATGTTGCAACTTTGAGAAAAGCAAGTATATGGAATGAGGCATCAAGAATAATCCATGAAGAAGGGTTTAGAGCTTTCTGGAAAGGGAATCTGGTTACAATTGCTCACCGATTACCTTATTCTTCAGTTAACTTTTATTCTTACGAGCACTACAAGAAG TTACTGAGGACGGTTCCTCAACTGCAAAGTAATAAAGATAATGTCAGCGCAGACCTTTGCATACATTTTGTTGGTGGTGGGCTAGCAGGCATAACTGCTGCTACGTCTACTTATCCCTTGGATCTTGTAAGAACGCGGCTTGCTGCGCAG ACAAATTTTATCTACTATAGAGGTATTGGGCATGCTTTACAAACAATTATCAAGGAAGAGGGATTACTTGGGCTTTATAAGGGACTTGGAACAACACTCTTG ACTGTTGGGCCAAATATAGCAATCAGCTTCTCCGTATATGAAAGCTTGAGATCATTTTGGATGTCAAACAG ATCCGATGATTCACCTGTTGTTGTTAGTCTTGCTTGTGGCAGTCTTTCAGGCATTGCATCATCAACAG ATAACTGCACCAAGTATCTAACCAGACTGACCCCTAGAACCAGAGTCCAAGATGGAGTTGTTATTTTATCTGGCATTTGA
- the LOC131620961 gene encoding uncharacterized protein LOC131620961 isoform X1 → MQTEARVGVAVDGGVRKLVQKQPPPQQIGTLSQLLAGGVAGAFSKTCTAPLARLTILFQVQGMHSNVATLRKASIWNEASRIIHEEGFRAFWKGNLVTIAHRLPYSSVNFYSYEHYKKLLRTVPQLQSNKDNVSADLCIHFVGGGLAGITAATSTYPLDLVRTRLAAQTNFIYYRGIGHALQTIIKEEGLLGLYKGLGTTLLTVGPNIAISFSVYESLRSFWMSNRSDDSPVVVSLACGSLSGIASSTATFPLDLVRRRKQLEGAGGRARVYNTGLFGTFKHIFRSEGLRGLYRGILPEYYKVVPGVGICFMTYETLKMVLAEITTA, encoded by the exons ATGCAAACGGAGGCTAGGGTTGGAGTTGCGGTGGACGGTGGTGTGCGGAAGTTAGTGCAAAAACAACCGCCACCGCAACAGATTGGGACGCTATCTCAGCTCCTCGCCGGAGGAGTTGCCGGCGCTTTTAGTAAAACATGTACGGCGCCACTTGCGAGATTAACCATCCTCTTTCAG GTTCAGGGGATGCATTCCAATGTTGCAACTTTGAGAAAAGCAAGTATATGGAATGAGGCATCAAGAATAATCCATGAAGAAGGGTTTAGAGCTTTCTGGAAAGGGAATCTGGTTACAATTGCTCACCGATTACCTTATTCTTCAGTTAACTTTTATTCTTACGAGCACTACAAGAAG TTACTGAGGACGGTTCCTCAACTGCAAAGTAATAAAGATAATGTCAGCGCAGACCTTTGCATACATTTTGTTGGTGGTGGGCTAGCAGGCATAACTGCTGCTACGTCTACTTATCCCTTGGATCTTGTAAGAACGCGGCTTGCTGCGCAG ACAAATTTTATCTACTATAGAGGTATTGGGCATGCTTTACAAACAATTATCAAGGAAGAGGGATTACTTGGGCTTTATAAGGGACTTGGAACAACACTCTTG ACTGTTGGGCCAAATATAGCAATCAGCTTCTCCGTATATGAAAGCTTGAGATCATTTTGGATGTCAAACAG ATCCGATGATTCACCTGTTGTTGTTAGTCTTGCTTGTGGCAGTCTTTCAGGCATTGCATCATCAACAG CAACATTTCCCTTGGATCTTGTCAGACGGAGGAAGCAACTTGAGGGGGCCGGTGGGCGAGCCCGTGTGTACAATACCGGTCTTTTTGGTACGTTCAAGCACATATTCCGGTCGGAAGGTTTGCGTGGCCTTTACAGAGGAATTTTGCCTGAATACTATAAGGTGGTGCCTGGTGTAGGCATCTGTTTTATGACTTATGAGACGTTGAAGATGGTTTTAGCAGAGATTACTACTGCATGA
- the LOC131620961 gene encoding uncharacterized protein LOC131620961 isoform X3: MQTEARVGVAVDGGVRKLVQKQPPPQQIGTLSQLLAGGVAGAFSKTCTAPLARLTILFQVQGMHSNVATLRKASIWNEASRIIHEEGFRAFWKGNLVTIAHRLPYSSVNFYSYEHYKKLLRTVPQLQSNKDNVSADLCIHFVGGGLAGITAATSTYPLDLVRTRLAAQTNFIYYRGIGHALQTIIKEEGLLGLYKGLGTTLLTVGPNIAISFSVYESLRSFWMSNRSDDSPVVVSLACGSLSGIASSTDTYS, from the exons ATGCAAACGGAGGCTAGGGTTGGAGTTGCGGTGGACGGTGGTGTGCGGAAGTTAGTGCAAAAACAACCGCCACCGCAACAGATTGGGACGCTATCTCAGCTCCTCGCCGGAGGAGTTGCCGGCGCTTTTAGTAAAACATGTACGGCGCCACTTGCGAGATTAACCATCCTCTTTCAG GTTCAGGGGATGCATTCCAATGTTGCAACTTTGAGAAAAGCAAGTATATGGAATGAGGCATCAAGAATAATCCATGAAGAAGGGTTTAGAGCTTTCTGGAAAGGGAATCTGGTTACAATTGCTCACCGATTACCTTATTCTTCAGTTAACTTTTATTCTTACGAGCACTACAAGAAG TTACTGAGGACGGTTCCTCAACTGCAAAGTAATAAAGATAATGTCAGCGCAGACCTTTGCATACATTTTGTTGGTGGTGGGCTAGCAGGCATAACTGCTGCTACGTCTACTTATCCCTTGGATCTTGTAAGAACGCGGCTTGCTGCGCAG ACAAATTTTATCTACTATAGAGGTATTGGGCATGCTTTACAAACAATTATCAAGGAAGAGGGATTACTTGGGCTTTATAAGGGACTTGGAACAACACTCTTG ACTGTTGGGCCAAATATAGCAATCAGCTTCTCCGTATATGAAAGCTTGAGATCATTTTGGATGTCAAACAG ATCCGATGATTCACCTGTTGTTGTTAGTCTTGCTTGTGGCAGTCTTTCAGGCATTGCATCATCAACAG ATACGTATTCCTGA